A genomic stretch from Lysobacter ciconiae includes:
- a CDS encoding 2OG-Fe(II) oxygenase, which produces MLSSHRDTEVTAGGPGNEDFIHVRHDCLARDWCSNLVQRFEASAEVRPGEVGGGVHTDLKDSLDLTISGRPEWRDVEASLNAAMFTALLEYVRRWPHTLIAPLMLEVADADGGHRRLTPERMQAMEDGELAPIVRTVLRPGAINLQRYRAGSGGYPYWHCELYPRDAQAETLHRHLLWTAYLNDGFEQGETEFLYQQRKVAPRTGSVLIAPAAFTHTHRGNRPERGDKFIATSWLLFQRAEALYGAG; this is translated from the coding sequence ATGCTGTCAAGCCATCGCGATACCGAAGTCACCGCCGGGGGTCCCGGCAACGAGGACTTCATCCACGTCCGCCACGATTGCCTGGCCCGCGACTGGTGCAGCAATCTGGTGCAGCGTTTCGAAGCCAGCGCGGAGGTCCGCCCCGGTGAGGTGGGCGGCGGCGTGCACACCGACCTGAAGGACAGCCTCGACCTGACCATCAGCGGCCGCCCGGAGTGGCGCGATGTGGAGGCGTCCTTGAACGCGGCCATGTTCACCGCCCTGCTGGAGTACGTGCGGCGCTGGCCGCACACGCTGATCGCACCGTTGATGCTGGAGGTGGCCGATGCGGACGGGGGCCACCGGCGCCTGACACCGGAGCGCATGCAGGCCATGGAGGACGGCGAGCTGGCGCCGATCGTGCGCACCGTATTGCGCCCGGGTGCCATCAATCTGCAGCGCTACCGCGCCGGCAGCGGCGGCTACCCGTACTGGCACTGCGAGCTCTACCCGCGTGATGCCCAGGCCGAGACGCTGCACCGCCACCTGTTGTGGACGGCCTACCTCAATGACGGGTTCGAGCAGGGCGAGACCGAGTTCCTCTACCAGCAGCGCAAGGTCGCCCCGCGCACGGGATCGGTGTTGATCGCACCGGCGGCGTTCACCCATACCCACCGCGGCAACCGGCCCGAACGCGGCGACAAGTTCATCGCCACCAGCTGGCTGCTGTTCCAGCGCGCCGAGGCGCTGTACGGCGCGGGCTGA
- a CDS encoding sigma-54 dependent transcriptional regulator: MAVVPALSTQCVIWFGKPKRHERAALGAAGWQVRAARSDDGIGLRAGDTVVGLLDLRDGSHGCLDRLERLAREHDYLSLLAVVPAATGPSPTRHPILDHCAAILTAPLDVPRLIQALGRLVREPRVDPAHALGSLIGASPPMRDIHATIRKFAPVDLPVLITGDTGTGKDVAARVLHELSARRRARFAAVNCGALAPNLVQSELFGHERGAFTGANARRAGLFETADGGTVFLDEIGDLPLEAQTNLLRVLQDHSVQRVGSHESIPVDVRVLAATNRDLEAAVAAGKFREDLFYRLNVLRLHMPPLRERGADILLLASHFLNAYRDKNPTRARAFSSSAQQAMLGFAWPGHVRELINRVQRAAVIAEGELIAPEELGLCGHPPEPAGDGALDTARESAERETILNCLRESGFNISETARRLKVSRVTIYRLCRKHALDLARLR, translated from the coding sequence ATGGCTGTTGTTCCAGCACTTTCCACGCAGTGCGTAATCTGGTTTGGCAAACCCAAGCGTCACGAACGCGCCGCACTGGGCGCCGCCGGCTGGCAGGTGCGCGCGGCGCGTTCGGATGATGGCATCGGGCTCCGCGCGGGCGACACGGTGGTCGGCCTGCTGGACCTGCGCGACGGAAGCCACGGCTGCCTTGACCGGCTGGAGCGGCTTGCCCGGGAACACGACTACCTCTCGCTGCTGGCCGTGGTTCCGGCGGCCACCGGTCCGTCCCCGACCCGTCACCCCATCCTGGATCACTGCGCGGCGATCCTGACTGCACCGCTCGACGTGCCGCGGCTGATCCAGGCACTGGGCCGGCTGGTGCGCGAACCACGCGTGGATCCTGCCCACGCGCTGGGCTCCCTGATTGGCGCCAGCCCGCCCATGCGGGACATCCACGCCACCATCCGCAAGTTCGCCCCGGTGGACCTGCCGGTGCTGATCACCGGCGACACCGGTACCGGCAAGGACGTCGCCGCGCGCGTCCTGCATGAACTCTCGGCGCGGCGTCGCGCCCGCTTCGCCGCGGTCAACTGCGGCGCTCTGGCACCCAACCTGGTGCAATCGGAACTGTTCGGCCACGAACGCGGGGCGTTTACCGGCGCGAATGCGCGTCGCGCCGGCCTGTTTGAAACCGCCGACGGCGGCACCGTGTTCCTCGATGAGATCGGCGACCTGCCGCTGGAGGCGCAGACCAACCTGTTGCGTGTGTTGCAGGACCACAGCGTGCAACGCGTCGGCAGCCACGAATCCATTCCTGTCGACGTGCGGGTGCTGGCGGCAACCAATCGCGATCTGGAGGCCGCGGTTGCCGCGGGCAAGTTCCGCGAGGACCTGTTCTACCGGCTCAACGTGCTGCGGCTGCACATGCCGCCCCTGCGCGAGCGTGGCGCCGACATCCTGCTGCTCGCCAGTCACTTTCTGAACGCGTACAGGGACAAGAACCCGACCCGGGCCCGCGCCTTCAGCAGTTCCGCGCAGCAGGCCATGCTCGGTTTTGCCTGGCCGGGCCATGTGCGCGAGTTGATCAACCGCGTCCAGCGCGCGGCGGTGATTGCCGAGGGGGAGCTGATCGCTCCGGAGGAGCTGGGCCTATGTGGCCACCCGCCCGAACCGGCCGGGGACGGAGCGCTCGACACGGCGCGCGAGTCGGCCGAACGCGAGACGATCCTCAACTGCCTGCGCGAAAGCGGCTTCAACATCAGCGAGACAGCGCGCCGGTTGAAGGTATCGCGGGTAACGATCTACCGCCTGTGCCGCAAGCACGCGCTCGACCTCGCCCGGCTGCGCTGA
- a CDS encoding transporter has product MKLLPVAITVALAGTAPFAVFAQQAPPVAAEAAEAAEAAATVDAQDQADVRALLAELEALKGSYAQEVRRLRELDMRVQALQARVDGKTLPRQQAAPAVASSPPVGSAAPAAPTVAAPTTPPVAGEGYASSPAEAAEAREAAKRSVEDVKQQVAAVFDRRLTLENSLSYNRYDRKQLTLTGFLALDAIFLGNIAIENVESDTLTYNFAARYGLNPRLTLNLDVPYIARKTVYQKGGAGGSAGAVAQEDTYGHGFGDLTVSGNYRMFMESPRWPETVLTLGVTAPTGREPYGISWEVLERDDDGFIRFAVPEKEPTGNGVWQTNFGVSVVKTADPAILFGNFGYIHSFRNSFDDLDNNPETVNPGDVQLGRSFYFGAGVAFAFNERTSLSISYSDKLSARARTRYDGQPWNKIIGSDANAGMFNLGVTYALSQHTTLVSALGIGLTPDAPDFSLVFKVPYML; this is encoded by the coding sequence ATGAAGCTTTTGCCGGTTGCGATCACCGTGGCCCTGGCTGGCACTGCGCCGTTCGCGGTGTTTGCCCAGCAGGCTCCGCCGGTGGCTGCGGAGGCTGCGGAGGCTGCGGAGGCCGCAGCCACCGTGGATGCGCAGGACCAGGCCGACGTGCGCGCGCTGCTGGCCGAGCTGGAAGCGCTGAAAGGCAGCTACGCCCAGGAAGTCCGCCGGCTGCGCGAGCTGGACATGCGCGTGCAGGCATTGCAGGCGCGGGTGGACGGAAAGACGCTCCCGCGCCAGCAGGCGGCACCTGCGGTCGCGTCCAGTCCTCCAGTGGGATCGGCGGCGCCGGCAGCGCCAACGGTCGCGGCGCCGACCACCCCACCGGTTGCGGGCGAGGGGTACGCGAGCAGCCCGGCCGAAGCGGCAGAAGCCCGGGAGGCGGCCAAACGCAGCGTCGAGGACGTCAAGCAGCAGGTCGCGGCCGTGTTCGATCGTCGCCTGACGCTGGAGAACAGCCTTTCCTACAACCGCTACGATCGCAAACAGCTGACGCTGACCGGCTTCCTGGCGCTGGACGCGATCTTCCTGGGCAACATCGCGATCGAAAACGTCGAATCCGACACGCTCACCTACAACTTCGCCGCCCGCTACGGCCTCAACCCACGCCTGACGCTGAACCTGGACGTGCCCTACATTGCACGCAAGACCGTCTATCAGAAGGGCGGCGCCGGCGGCTCGGCCGGTGCGGTGGCGCAGGAAGACACCTACGGCCACGGCTTCGGCGATCTCACCGTGAGCGGCAACTACCGGATGTTCATGGAAAGCCCGCGTTGGCCGGAAACCGTGCTCACGCTCGGCGTGACCGCGCCCACGGGACGCGAGCCGTACGGCATTTCCTGGGAGGTGCTGGAGCGCGACGACGACGGTTTCATCCGCTTCGCGGTGCCGGAAAAGGAGCCCACCGGTAACGGGGTGTGGCAGACCAATTTCGGCGTATCGGTGGTGAAGACGGCCGATCCGGCGATCCTGTTTGGCAACTTCGGCTACATCCATTCGTTCCGCAACAGTTTCGATGATCTCGACAACAACCCCGAGACCGTCAATCCCGGCGACGTGCAGCTGGGCCGGAGCTTCTATTTCGGGGCCGGCGTGGCGTTTGCCTTCAACGAACGCACCAGTCTGAGCATTTCCTACAGCGACAAGCTCAGCGCCCGCGCGCGCACCCGCTACGACGGCCAGCCCTGGAACAAGATCATCGGCAGCGACGCCAACGCCGGCATGTTCAATCTGGGCGTGACCTATGCGCTCAGCCAGCACACTACGCTGGTCAGCGCGCTGGGCATCGGCCTGACCCCGGATGCGCCGGACTTCAGCCTGGTGTTCAAGGTGCCCTACATGCTCTGA
- a CDS encoding sensor histidine kinase encodes MLPTAFPTSADDRFRAAMAATAVGMAIAHPDGTWQETNPALRELLAGADGSLPATLFAAVAPNHVHALREALASLIAGDVQVIDRALDCRRGAGTFPAWLNIAAMRDSAGEACALVVQLREDPAAIKADALDSTRRQLQAQIDAVAHDLRAPLRSITTFAGLLERKLDGSLDPSSRDHLARVRGAATRMGGLLDGLTELSRASTAQLRDGVVDLSMLVDWVAAEQQDAHPDRQFVFTVQPGLTARGDERLLKAMLAQLVDNARSFTRHEAPVTVDVAGTHADGMLRVSVRDRGRGFDMRYRHKLFEPFQRLHGADEGAGDGLGLAIAQRIAERHGGRIDAESEPDAGSVFHIQLPVAQPAGATTGESC; translated from the coding sequence ATGTTGCCCACCGCGTTCCCTACATCCGCCGACGACCGTTTCCGTGCCGCGATGGCGGCGACTGCGGTCGGCATGGCGATCGCGCACCCGGACGGCACCTGGCAGGAGACCAACCCGGCCCTGCGCGAGTTGCTCGCCGGCGCGGACGGATCGTTGCCGGCAACCCTGTTTGCCGCGGTCGCGCCGAACCATGTCCATGCACTGCGCGAGGCGTTGGCCTCCCTGATCGCCGGCGATGTGCAGGTGATCGACCGCGCACTGGACTGCCGTCGCGGCGCAGGCACCTTCCCGGCCTGGCTCAACATCGCGGCGATGCGTGACAGCGCCGGTGAGGCCTGCGCGCTGGTCGTGCAGCTGCGCGAGGACCCCGCCGCCATCAAGGCAGACGCGCTGGACTCGACGCGTCGCCAGCTGCAGGCGCAGATCGATGCGGTCGCCCATGACCTGCGCGCGCCGCTTCGCTCCATCACGACCTTTGCCGGCCTGCTCGAGCGCAAGCTGGATGGTTCGCTGGACCCAAGCTCGCGCGACCACCTGGCCCGCGTCCGCGGCGCGGCAACGCGGATGGGCGGCCTGCTGGATGGCTTGACCGAGCTGTCGCGCGCGTCCACCGCCCAGCTGCGCGACGGCGTGGTCGACCTCAGCATGCTGGTCGACTGGGTGGCGGCCGAGCAACAGGACGCCCACCCCGACCGGCAGTTCGTGTTCACGGTGCAGCCCGGCCTGACCGCGCGCGGCGATGAGCGCCTGCTGAAAGCGATGCTGGCGCAGCTGGTCGACAATGCCCGCAGCTTTACTCGCCACGAGGCGCCGGTCACCGTTGACGTGGCCGGCACGCACGCCGATGGCATGCTCCGCGTATCCGTGCGCGACCGCGGACGCGGTTTCGACATGCGCTACCGGCACAAACTGTTCGAACCCTTCCAGCGCCTGCACGGCGCTGATGAGGGAGCCGGCGACGGCCTCGGCCTGGCGATCGCACAGCGCATCGCCGAGCGCCATGGCGGTCGCATCGATGCCGAATCCGAACCGGACGCCGGCAGTGTGTTCCACATCCAATTGCCGGTGGCGCAGCCCGCCGGTGCTACAACCGGAGAGTCGTGTTGA
- a CDS encoding autotransporter outer membrane beta-barrel domain-containing protein, whose product MNTRIRKTAIAVAVTTLLASPLAFAQSVDDQNASADINHQHVVYEEWTNNITNTNTDTTNTTVNDTTNTTTNDVMTLVDTSYTSTENHAYDTDVDLKLDAAARLRLDAAAKLRYDSNEVYENIERTEVVNSDVRKEGNEHQVSVSLKKDLSLTSDIAFSGSPTISGDIELDSAAIAIVDNRQSSSDNVGMNDMLTNEASIADDVGSDASGNLAFNVAAGDNNVQDNAAALSAADASFAFGMADAEIFVNQAGSGNATLNSGVTNDASMGGNAFGAASGNIGVNIASGNNNQQKNALAASVATSAYAQSSVSSNQHSSGNVTDNAGHYEQRSETVAIDMTGTVDGFTIAEGFGGYEGTSQGSFEGSSTATLSGIADQIGDVYPDVWSNGANDDPTSAHPTNGNLLGHMDLDTETQGGSDFNGDGGALAFGVDLEGDGSISGSTESSESGDLGFLELGYAALDASLSGSVTNSYFIAVDATNTASLSGSAFSAASGNIGVNVAAGTGNMQANSLALAVAQPTTGGGGGGNGGGEL is encoded by the coding sequence ATGAATACCAGGATCCGCAAAACCGCCATCGCCGTGGCCGTCACCACGCTGCTCGCCAGCCCGCTGGCATTTGCGCAGAGCGTGGATGACCAGAACGCCAGTGCCGATATCAACCATCAGCACGTGGTCTACGAGGAGTGGACCAACAACATCACCAACACGAACACCGATACCACCAACACCACGGTCAACGACACGACCAACACCACCACCAACGACGTCATGACGCTTGTCGACACCAGCTACACGTCAACCGAGAACCACGCCTACGACACCGACGTGGACCTCAAGCTGGACGCCGCCGCCCGGTTGCGCCTGGACGCCGCTGCCAAGCTGCGCTACGACTCCAACGAGGTGTACGAGAACATCGAGCGCACCGAAGTGGTGAACTCCGACGTCCGCAAGGAAGGCAACGAGCACCAGGTATCGGTCTCGCTGAAGAAGGACCTCTCGCTGACGTCCGACATCGCCTTCAGCGGCAGCCCGACCATCAGCGGCGACATCGAACTGGATTCGGCCGCCATCGCAATCGTCGACAACCGCCAGTCGTCCAGCGACAACGTGGGCATGAACGACATGCTCACCAACGAAGCCTCGATCGCTGACGACGTGGGTTCGGATGCCTCCGGCAACCTGGCGTTCAACGTCGCGGCCGGCGACAACAACGTGCAGGACAACGCCGCGGCATTGTCGGCGGCGGACGCGAGCTTCGCCTTCGGCATGGCCGATGCGGAAATCTTCGTCAACCAGGCCGGCAGCGGCAACGCCACCCTCAACAGTGGCGTGACCAACGATGCGTCCATGGGCGGCAACGCGTTCGGTGCCGCTTCGGGCAACATCGGCGTCAACATCGCCTCGGGCAACAACAACCAGCAGAAGAACGCTCTGGCCGCGTCGGTGGCCACCAGCGCCTACGCGCAGTCCAGCGTGAGTTCCAACCAGCACAGCTCGGGCAACGTGACCGACAACGCCGGACATTACGAGCAGCGCAGCGAGACCGTCGCAATCGACATGACGGGCACCGTGGACGGCTTCACCATCGCGGAAGGCTTTGGCGGCTACGAAGGGACCTCGCAGGGCAGCTTCGAGGGCAGCAGCACCGCCACGCTGTCGGGGATTGCCGACCAGATCGGCGATGTGTATCCCGACGTCTGGAGCAACGGCGCCAACGACGATCCGACTTCCGCGCACCCGACCAATGGCAATCTGTTGGGCCACATGGACCTGGATACCGAGACCCAGGGTGGCTCCGACTTCAACGGCGACGGCGGTGCGCTCGCGTTCGGTGTCGATCTTGAAGGTGACGGCTCGATCTCCGGGTCGACCGAATCCAGCGAGTCCGGTGACCTGGGCTTCCTGGAGCTGGGGTACGCGGCACTGGATGCCAGCCTGAGCGGCAGCGTCACGAACTCGTACTTCATCGCGGTTGATGCGACCAATACGGCGAGCCTGTCCGGCAGTGCGTTCAGCGCGGCATCGGGCAACATCGGCGTCAACGTCGCCGCGGGCACCGGCAACATGCAGGCCAACAGCCTGGCCCTCGCGGTTGCCCAGCCCACCACGGGCGGCGGTGGCGGCGGCAACGGTGGCGGCGAGCTCTAA
- a CDS encoding C39 family peptidase has protein sequence MLILCCLLAANGVPDPARAGEIAFSGVLPNGGLYTRNVESMREGRFRNIVRQQTDYSCGASSLATILRYAYHLDADETTVIQGMLGIADADLVAQRGFSLLDIKRYVESLGMRGRGYRISEDRLRSLRVPGLVLMDVRGFRHFVVLKQVVGEYVEIADPILGNRSVPIAEFLDSWPSRAVFVVVGSDFDRNTALLQPSERPSARALLAMQRPISEADLLDFGFTHADLF, from the coding sequence ATGCTGATCCTGTGCTGCCTGCTGGCAGCCAACGGCGTGCCCGACCCGGCGCGGGCCGGCGAGATCGCGTTCAGCGGCGTACTGCCCAACGGCGGCCTCTACACCCGCAACGTGGAGAGCATGCGCGAAGGCCGGTTCCGCAACATCGTGCGCCAGCAGACCGACTACAGCTGCGGGGCGTCCTCTCTCGCGACGATCCTTCGCTACGCCTATCACCTGGACGCCGACGAGACCACGGTGATCCAGGGCATGCTCGGCATCGCCGATGCGGATCTGGTGGCCCAGCGCGGCTTCTCGCTGCTGGATATCAAGCGCTACGTCGAGTCGCTTGGCATGCGCGGACGCGGCTACCGGATCAGCGAAGACCGGCTGCGCTCGCTGCGCGTGCCCGGGCTGGTCCTGATGGACGTGCGCGGGTTCCGCCACTTCGTCGTGCTCAAGCAGGTGGTTGGCGAATACGTGGAGATCGCCGATCCCATCCTGGGCAACCGCAGCGTACCGATAGCGGAGTTCCTCGATTCGTGGCCGTCGCGCGCCGTATTCGTCGTTGTTGGCAGTGACTTCGACCGCAACACGGCGCTGTTGCAGCCCTCCGAACGACCGAGTGCACGCGCCTTGCTGGCGATGCAGCGACCCATCAGTGAGGCCGACCTGCTCGACTTCGGCTTCACCCACGCCGATCTTTTCTGA
- the phhA gene encoding phenylalanine 4-monooxygenase, whose amino-acid sequence METARRTESQLTDKGYVPVYTTAIVEQPWDSYTDADHAVWAQLFERQKAILPGLASDEFIAALGAMEMTADRIPKFADLNPILHAATGWELIGVEGLLPELEFFQHLANRRFPVTWWIRREDQLDYLAEPDLFHDLFGHVPLLMNPVFADYMAAYGRGGVKAHGIGSDALVNLTRLYWYTVEFGLIQQKDGLRIYGSGIVSSKGESIHCLQSDAPNRIGFDLERIMRTRYRIDTYQKTYFVIDSFQQLMDATGPDFAPIYTKLAAMDAIPAGDVLDSDRVLHRGTGEGWLNDGDV is encoded by the coding sequence AGGGTTACGTGCCGGTCTACACGACCGCGATCGTGGAGCAGCCATGGGACAGCTACACCGACGCGGATCACGCGGTCTGGGCGCAGCTGTTCGAGCGCCAGAAAGCCATCCTGCCGGGCCTGGCCAGCGACGAGTTCATCGCCGCGCTGGGGGCGATGGAGATGACAGCCGACCGCATTCCGAAATTCGCCGATCTCAACCCCATCCTGCACGCCGCGACCGGTTGGGAGCTGATCGGTGTGGAAGGCCTGCTGCCGGAGCTGGAATTCTTCCAGCACCTGGCCAACCGGCGTTTCCCCGTGACCTGGTGGATCCGCCGCGAGGACCAGCTCGACTACCTCGCCGAGCCCGACCTCTTCCACGACCTGTTCGGCCATGTCCCGCTGCTGATGAACCCGGTGTTCGCCGACTACATGGCCGCCTACGGGCGCGGCGGCGTCAAGGCCCACGGCATCGGCAGCGACGCCCTGGTCAACCTGACCCGGCTGTACTGGTACACGGTCGAGTTCGGCCTGATCCAGCAAAAGGACGGCCTGCGCATCTACGGCAGCGGCATCGTGTCGTCCAAGGGCGAGTCGATCCATTGCCTGCAAAGCGATGCGCCCAACCGGATCGGTTTCGACCTCGAACGGATCATGCGCACCCGTTACCGCATCGACACCTACCAGAAGACCTACTTCGTCATCGACAGCTTCCAGCAACTGATGGACGCGACCGGGCCGGACTTCGCCCCGATCTACACCAAGCTCGCCGCGATGGACGCGATTCCCGCCGGCGACGTGCTCGACAGCGACCGCGTCCTGCACCGCGGCACCGGCGAGGGCTGGCTCAACGACGGCGACGTCTGA
- a CDS encoding class 1 fructose-bisphosphatase yields MTPNRPTSPYSLTRFLIEEERAGHIRPDLRLLIEVVTRACKRISIEVGKGALGGVLGDAGTPGQASINVQGEAQKKLDVIANDVLMEANAWGGHLAGLASEEMDHSVPIQDLSPDGSPAGNYLLLFDPLDGSSNIDVNISVGTIFSVLRCPEGVTKPADEHYLQPGTEQLVAGYCTYGPNTTLVLTIGHGTHAFTLDREIGSFTLTTRGMRIPEETQEFAVNMSNQRHWQPPMQAYVADLLAGKTGPRGKDFNMRWVASMVADVHRLLTRGGIFSYPLDAKCAAKGGKLRLMYEANPMAMLVEQAGGAASTGRQRMLEVTPTGLHQRVPVFLGSRNEVEAAVRYHREHDVEAAV; encoded by the coding sequence ATGACGCCCAATCGCCCGACCAGCCCCTACTCGCTCACCCGGTTCCTGATCGAGGAGGAGCGCGCCGGCCATATCCGCCCCGACCTGCGCCTGCTGATCGAAGTGGTGACCCGCGCCTGCAAGCGCATCTCCATCGAGGTCGGCAAGGGCGCGCTGGGCGGCGTGCTCGGCGATGCGGGAACCCCGGGCCAGGCCAGCATCAACGTCCAGGGCGAGGCGCAGAAGAAGCTCGACGTGATCGCCAACGACGTGCTGATGGAGGCCAACGCCTGGGGCGGCCACCTCGCCGGTCTGGCGTCGGAGGAAATGGACCACAGCGTGCCGATCCAGGACCTGAGCCCGGACGGCTCCCCGGCCGGCAATTACCTGCTGCTGTTTGATCCGCTGGACGGCAGCTCCAACATCGACGTCAACATCTCGGTGGGCACGATCTTCTCAGTGCTGCGCTGCCCCGAGGGCGTGACAAAGCCGGCCGATGAGCACTACCTGCAGCCGGGCACCGAGCAGCTGGTCGCCGGTTATTGCACCTACGGTCCCAACACGACGCTGGTGCTGACCATCGGCCACGGCACCCACGCCTTCACCCTGGACCGCGAGATCGGCAGCTTCACCCTGACCACGCGCGGCATGCGCATCCCGGAGGAGACGCAGGAGTTCGCGGTCAACATGTCCAACCAGCGCCACTGGCAGCCGCCGATGCAGGCCTACGTGGCCGACCTGCTGGCCGGCAAGACCGGACCACGCGGCAAGGACTTCAACATGCGCTGGGTCGCCAGCATGGTCGCCGACGTGCACCGCCTGCTGACCCGTGGCGGCATCTTCAGCTATCCGCTGGACGCCAAGTGCGCGGCCAAGGGCGGCAAGCTGCGCCTGATGTACGAGGCCAACCCGATGGCGATGCTGGTCGAGCAGGCCGGCGGCGCCGCCAGTACCGGCCGCCAGCGCATGCTGGAAGTGACTCCCACCGGTTTGCACCAGCGCGTGCCGGTGTTCCTGGGCTCGCGCAACGAGGTGGAGGCAGCCGTGCGTTACCACCGCGAACACGACGTTGAAGCCGCGGTCTGA
- a CDS encoding response regulator, with product MNKVILLVEDNPDDVELTRLAFDEAKIANQLVVVGDGAEALDFLFARGKYADRDPNDLPSIVLLDLNLPKVDGREVLQAVRANPVTKTLPVVVLTTSTEPFDVEASYSLGVNSYIQKPVDFEQFVWAVKQVGLYWLVLNHART from the coding sequence ATGAACAAGGTCATCCTGCTGGTCGAAGACAACCCCGACGACGTCGAACTGACGCGTCTGGCGTTTGACGAGGCGAAGATCGCCAACCAGCTGGTGGTGGTGGGCGACGGCGCAGAGGCGCTCGACTTCCTGTTCGCCAGGGGCAAGTACGCAGACCGCGATCCCAACGATCTGCCGTCCATCGTCCTGCTGGACCTCAACCTGCCCAAGGTCGATGGGCGCGAGGTGCTGCAGGCGGTGCGTGCCAATCCGGTCACCAAGACCCTGCCGGTGGTCGTGCTGACCACCAGCACCGAGCCCTTCGACGTGGAAGCCAGCTACTCGCTGGGGGTCAACAGCTACATCCAGAAGCCGGTGGATTTCGAGCAGTTCGTCTGGGCGGTCAAGCAGGTGGGCCTGTACTGGCTGGTGCTCAACCACGCCCGTACCTGA